The window GCAATTCTCCTAAGTCCAGATGGCATCATTCAGCAAGTCGCGCAGCGAGATCAAATGGGGGTACCCGCACCACCCCTGGATGTGGCTTATGAATTTTTAAATGCTTTCTTGGGCTTCCTCGGCCCCCTAACATTATTTGTATTGCCGGTTCTCTCGATGGGGCTATATGCCGAGGAACGTAAATACGGAACGTTAGAACTATTGGCAACCTCCCCCATTACCAATTGGGTGGTAGCGGTCGGGAAGTTATTGGGCGTGCTAGCGTTTTTCACGTTCATGATCCTGCCCTTGCTAGTTTATGAAGCGATCGCGCTCTCGTCTACCAATCCCCCCCTTGCCCCCGCTGTCCCCTTACTCGCTCACGCTGGATTAATCTTATTAGCGGCTTCAATCCTCTCATTAGGAATGTTTATTTCTTCCCTAACTGACAGCACAATTGTGGCAGCTTTCATCACCTTTGGGCTGAATATTTTCCTGTGGGTGATTGGTTGGGTTGCCCAAAGTGTCAAAGGCCCCATCGGTGAAGCCATCGGTCATTTATCGTTGCTGGAAAACTATAACAACCTTGTTAGAGGCATCCTCGACCCTAGTAGTCTAATTTTATTCGCCAGTTACATTATTCTGGGGATATTTTTAACGGCTCAATCTATTGATGCATTACGCTTCCAGCGCACTTAAGTCAATAGTCTGTTGGGATTTAGAATTGGGAACTGGAAGGGCAACAGACCCGATGAAATTCTCTATTACCCATTACCCATTCCTGAAGACTAATGACTAATAACTAATAATTAATGACGACTATGAAGACCATTGCCAAAAAACAGAAAACGAATTATTTTAAATACCTGTTTTGGCTCGGCCCGATCCTGAGCATCATGGGTCTAAGTGCCAGAGCGGTTGCTGGTCAATGGTCGCCAGTCGCTTTGGGGTTGCTGATTGCTGGACTGGTCATGATCGGATTGTGGCTGATCTTGGTAGGCAGTTCACCCGGCTTTTGGGGACGCCGTTCCACTCAAGCCGGAACCAATGCCATTATCGCCACCCTGGCAATGATTATAATTTTGGGGCTGATTAACTTTTTAGCCGTTCGCTATGGGCAGCGAATCGACTTAACAGAAAACCAGCTCTTTACCCTCTCGCCCTTGTCGCAACGGGTGGTGAAAACATTGCAGCAACCCGTGAAGGTTTGGATGTTTTCTGGGACGCCTAACCCAGCGGACTTAGAATTGCTCAGAAATTACCGTCGCTATGGATCGAATTTGGAATATGAGTTTGTTGACCCGCAGTTAAAACCGGGACTGGCTCAAAAGTTTGACGTTAAGTTACCTGGAGAAGTTCACCTAGAGTATGGTCAAGACCGAAAATTGGTACAAACGGTCAACGAGGCAGAGCGTTTGTCGGAAATCAAGCTGACCAATAGTCTTGAACAATTGACGAGCGATCGCATCGATAAAGTTTACTTCCTCCAAGGGCATGGAGAACGCCCCTTAGAAGAGGTAGAAGGTGGACTTTCTCAAGCAGTCAGTGCCTTAAAAGATAAAAATTTTACCCCCCTACCGCTCAACTTAGCTGAGCGCACAGAAGTTCCTAAAGATGCTTCTCTAGTCGTTGTTGCCGGTCCTAAGCGGGCGCTGTTTGAGCCAGAAGTTCAAGCGTTGAACAATTATCTTTCCACCGGCGGCAGCTTACTATTGATGATTGACCCGGAAATCAATGCTGGACTGGATAGCTTATTAACCGATTGGGGAGTCAACCTAGAGCGTCAGATTGTGATTGATGCTTCAGGGGAGGGGCGTGTCGTCGGACTTGGCCCTGCCACACCCCTGGTTACCACCTACGGCAATCATCCCATTACCAGAGATTTTGGAAATAACTACTCTCTCTATCCAGTAGCGCGACCGGTAGAGGTGACTCCCGTACAAGGCGTTACAGAAACTCCCCTGTTGCGGACGAGTGAGCAGAGTTGGGCTGAAAGTACCCCTGAGACGCAACCCCTACAATTCGATCCAAAAAGCGATCGCCCAGGCCCTTTAACCCTAGCCGTTGCCTTAAGCCGCAAAGCTATACCCCCATCAGCTTTACCCACACCAACACCGCAGGCAACGGCAAGTCCTGGGGCATCTCCTTTCCCAACAGCCTCCCCTACAGGGCAAGCCCCAGCCTCACCCACACCAATACCGCAGGCAACGGCAAGTCCTGGGGCATCTCCTTCCCCAACAGCCTCCCCTACAGGGCAAGTCCCAGCCTCACCCACACCAATACCGCAGGCAACGGCAAGTCCTGGGGCATCTCCTTCGCCGTCACCGTCTCCAACCGGACAAGCGTCCCCTTCATTCGTCAATGAAAAACCCATCGATAAGAGGACATCTGAGTCAAGACTCGTTGTGATCGGCAACTCCAGTTTTAGTAGCAATGGTTGGTTTGAGCAGCAACTGAATGGAGATGTTTTTCTCAACTCCATTAGTTGGTTAAGCAATCGGGACGATCAAACCTTGTCCATCCGTCCCAAAGAACAGAAAAACCGTCGCATTAACTTAACATCCATGCAAGCTGGAGTACTCGGTTGGACAGGATTATTGATTATGCCTTTACTGGGTTTGATGACAGCGGCAGTCATGTGGTGGCGACGCCGTTAAGGTTGAACGTTGGCAAGTTGTTAGCGCAGCACCGGAGTTCATACCAGGACGAAATCTAAGTTGAAAGTTGAGATTTAGAAACTTCTAGCCTTCAACTTCAAAACCTTCAACTTTAAAACCTTCAACTTTAAAATC of the Allocoleopsis franciscana PCC 7113 genome contains:
- a CDS encoding ABC transporter permease, translating into MGVVIANILAIFRKELQGYFGSPLAYLVASIFWLLSGFFFVAILLSPDGIIQQVAQRDQMGVPAPPLDVAYEFLNAFLGFLGPLTLFVLPVLSMGLYAEERKYGTLELLATSPITNWVVAVGKLLGVLAFFTFMILPLLVYEAIALSSTNPPLAPAVPLLAHAGLILLAASILSLGMFISSLTDSTIVAAFITFGLNIFLWVIGWVAQSVKGPIGEAIGHLSLLENYNNLVRGILDPSSLILFASYIILGIFLTAQSIDALRFQRT
- a CDS encoding GldG family protein, coding for MKTIAKKQKTNYFKYLFWLGPILSIMGLSARAVAGQWSPVALGLLIAGLVMIGLWLILVGSSPGFWGRRSTQAGTNAIIATLAMIIILGLINFLAVRYGQRIDLTENQLFTLSPLSQRVVKTLQQPVKVWMFSGTPNPADLELLRNYRRYGSNLEYEFVDPQLKPGLAQKFDVKLPGEVHLEYGQDRKLVQTVNEAERLSEIKLTNSLEQLTSDRIDKVYFLQGHGERPLEEVEGGLSQAVSALKDKNFTPLPLNLAERTEVPKDASLVVVAGPKRALFEPEVQALNNYLSTGGSLLLMIDPEINAGLDSLLTDWGVNLERQIVIDASGEGRVVGLGPATPLVTTYGNHPITRDFGNNYSLYPVARPVEVTPVQGVTETPLLRTSEQSWAESTPETQPLQFDPKSDRPGPLTLAVALSRKAIPPSALPTPTPQATASPGASPFPTASPTGQAPASPTPIPQATASPGASPSPTASPTGQVPASPTPIPQATASPGASPSPSPSPTGQASPSFVNEKPIDKRTSESRLVVIGNSSFSSNGWFEQQLNGDVFLNSISWLSNRDDQTLSIRPKEQKNRRINLTSMQAGVLGWTGLLIMPLLGLMTAAVMWWRRR